One part of the Mycolicibacterium aromaticivorans JS19b1 = JCM 16368 genome encodes these proteins:
- a CDS encoding metal-dependent hydrolase, which translates to MLRPRRFEREIDPGPVQIQARKVAFDVSDAPLHWIPGHPVASHVIGLLNVVLPVAERWFVDTYNEALPLVKDPRLAEDMRGFIGQEATHADTHDQVLQELMVARGVDAEPILRQLDYVFGQVLSPSTSADPRRRLNNLCDRLWLIAAIEHYTAVLGDFALNCAWDDFGADPTLVDVFRWHGSEEVEHRNVAHDVAVYFHDSYLDRIRSMAMAVVLIAGFFNRGSWYLCRTDPTVNMTWWQMQRLRARDSKLGLLPKYRTLFGTTTLTYFRPNYSPEDVGSTAQAVAYLASSPAARAAHQ; encoded by the coding sequence ATGCTGCGCCCACGCCGTTTCGAACGCGAGATCGATCCGGGCCCGGTGCAGATCCAGGCCCGCAAGGTCGCCTTCGACGTGTCCGATGCGCCGTTGCACTGGATTCCCGGGCACCCGGTCGCATCTCATGTGATCGGTCTGCTCAACGTCGTCCTTCCCGTCGCGGAGCGCTGGTTCGTCGACACCTACAACGAGGCGCTGCCGCTGGTGAAGGACCCGCGGCTGGCCGAGGACATGCGCGGATTCATCGGCCAGGAGGCCACCCACGCAGACACCCATGACCAGGTCCTGCAGGAGCTGATGGTGGCGCGCGGCGTGGACGCCGAGCCGATCCTGCGCCAGCTCGACTACGTGTTCGGTCAGGTGCTCTCGCCCAGCACGTCAGCCGACCCACGCAGGCGGCTGAACAACCTGTGCGACCGCCTGTGGCTGATCGCGGCGATCGAGCACTACACCGCGGTCCTGGGCGATTTCGCACTCAACTGCGCCTGGGACGACTTCGGCGCCGACCCCACCCTGGTCGACGTGTTCCGCTGGCACGGCAGCGAGGAGGTGGAGCACCGCAACGTCGCGCACGACGTCGCGGTCTACTTCCACGACAGCTATCTCGACCGGATCCGCTCGATGGCGATGGCGGTGGTCCTCATCGCCGGCTTCTTCAACCGCGGCAGCTGGTATCTGTGCCGGACGGATCCGACGGTGAACATGACGTGGTGGCAGATGCAGCGGCTGCGGGCCCGCGACTCAAAGCTGGGGCTGCTGCCCAAGTACCGCACACTGTTCGGCACCACGACGCTGACCTACTTCCGGCCGAACTATTCACCCGAGGACGTCGGGTCCACCGCGCAAGCGGTCGCGTATCTGGCGAGCTCGCCGGCCGCCCGCGCCGCGCACCAGTGA
- a CDS encoding cryptochrome/photolyase family protein: MSADDTPLWLFADQLGPQFYGGEHAHRPVFLVEATSALRRRRFHRQKLHLVLSALRHAAADLGERVTLVRADSYTEALRDYGAPVLVHEPTSFAADRFVRRLQRDGMVAEVLPTPGFALSRTGFRRWAGDRRRFRMEDFYREQRRRFGVLMDGPEPVGGRWNFDAENRESPPKNGRSIGVDAPYRPREDDIDEQVRRDLDAMDLPTVGVDGPRLFAVTPAEARRALTRFIERRLPLFGRYEDAMMGGDWAMSHSLLSVPLNLGVLHPLDAVHAAEQAYRDGNTPLAAAEGFIRQILGWREYMWHLYWHFGPDYLDNNALSAETPLPAWWTELDADSITAECLRQALGGVRDRGWAHHIQRLMVLGSHALQRGYQPRALTEWFATAFVDGFAWVMPTNVVGMSQHADGGLLATKPYTSGGAYVNKMSDHCRACCFDPKVRIGPDACPFTAGYWAFVHRHQDLLARNNRTARAVSSMARLADLDAVVEQERHRETF; this comes from the coding sequence ATGAGCGCTGACGACACCCCGCTGTGGCTGTTCGCCGATCAGCTCGGCCCGCAGTTCTACGGCGGCGAACACGCGCACCGCCCGGTGTTCCTGGTCGAGGCGACCTCCGCGCTGCGACGGCGCCGGTTTCATCGGCAGAAGCTGCACCTGGTGCTGTCCGCCCTGCGGCACGCCGCGGCCGACCTGGGTGAGCGCGTCACCCTGGTACGCGCGGACAGCTACACCGAAGCGCTCCGTGATTACGGCGCACCGGTGCTGGTACACGAACCGACATCGTTCGCCGCCGATCGCTTCGTGCGGCGCCTTCAGCGCGACGGCATGGTGGCCGAGGTGTTGCCCACCCCGGGATTTGCGTTGTCACGAACCGGCTTTCGACGGTGGGCCGGTGATCGACGCCGGTTCCGGATGGAGGACTTCTACCGCGAGCAGCGCCGGCGGTTCGGCGTGCTGATGGACGGTCCCGAGCCGGTCGGCGGGCGGTGGAACTTCGACGCCGAGAACCGCGAGTCCCCACCCAAGAACGGTCGATCGATCGGAGTCGACGCGCCGTACCGCCCGCGGGAAGACGACATCGACGAGCAGGTACGACGTGATCTGGATGCGATGGATCTGCCGACTGTCGGCGTCGACGGGCCACGGCTGTTCGCGGTCACCCCGGCCGAGGCACGCCGGGCACTGACGAGGTTCATCGAACGTCGGCTGCCACTCTTCGGCCGCTACGAGGACGCCATGATGGGCGGTGACTGGGCGATGTCGCATTCGCTGCTGTCGGTGCCGCTGAACCTCGGCGTGCTGCACCCGCTGGACGCCGTGCACGCCGCGGAGCAGGCCTACCGGGACGGCAACACCCCGCTCGCGGCAGCCGAAGGGTTCATCCGCCAGATTCTGGGGTGGCGGGAGTACATGTGGCACCTGTACTGGCACTTCGGCCCGGACTACCTGGACAACAACGCCCTGTCCGCCGAGACTCCGCTGCCGGCCTGGTGGACCGAACTCGATGCCGATTCAATCACCGCCGAATGCCTGCGGCAGGCACTCGGCGGTGTGCGGGATCGCGGGTGGGCGCACCACATCCAGCGGCTGATGGTGTTGGGCAGCCACGCGCTGCAGCGCGGCTACCAGCCGCGGGCCCTGACCGAATGGTTCGCCACCGCGTTCGTCGACGGCTTCGCCTGGGTGATGCCGACGAATGTGGTCGGGATGAGCCAGCACGCGGACGGGGGCCTGCTCGCCACCAAGCCGTACACCTCCGGTGGTGCCTACGTGAACAAGATGAGTGATCACTGCCGCGCGTGCTGCTTCGACCCGAAGGTCCGCATCGGACCCGACGCCTGCCCCTTCACCGCAGGATATTGGGCGTTCGTGCATCGCCACCAGGACCTGCTGGCCCGCAACAACCGCACCGCCCGCGCGGTGTCCTCGATGGCGCGGCTGGCCGACCTGGACGCCGTCGTCGAGCAGGAACGGCACCGAGAGACGTTCTAG
- a CDS encoding serine/threonine-protein kinase, producing MPLAEGETFAGYTILRLLGAGGMGEVYLAQHPRLPRRDALKVLPASVSSDAEYRARFEREADIAATLWHPHIVGVHDRGETDGQLWIAMDFVDGNDAGDLLKNFPSGLPQAEVLKIVTAVAEALDYAHQRHLLHRDVKPANILVSKQESGEERILLADFGIARWDDDASGLTQTNMTVGTVSYAAPEQLMGRDLDGRADQYALAATAYHLLTGTPPFPHSNPAVVISQHLSALPPSLAEHRPELANLDAALRKALSKDPAERFDRCVDFARALAHHITTPVSGDGLTDADDTRLTPITDAAPVGEPVPQSHNRWLKILLPVLAVLLVAGVAIAFIAGRDRGENVAAKDLRTATTTATIPVVPPLPPPAATTTPPTTATTTAATDTVTVEPTPTAVIGSDCTEPGATGTTADGATAYCTKLQYTDRYLWSVHQDEIPNPVVTSSPTSAVAAPPTETESPIRVCMQETGHTRLRCAEEILRGNGG from the coding sequence ATGCCGCTGGCCGAAGGCGAGACATTCGCGGGCTATACGATCCTGCGATTGCTGGGCGCGGGCGGGATGGGTGAGGTCTACCTGGCCCAGCATCCCCGGCTGCCCCGCCGCGACGCCCTCAAGGTGTTACCGGCCTCGGTGAGTAGCGACGCCGAATACCGTGCGCGGTTCGAACGGGAAGCGGATATCGCCGCCACGCTCTGGCACCCTCATATCGTCGGCGTCCACGACCGGGGCGAGACCGACGGCCAGCTGTGGATCGCCATGGATTTCGTCGACGGCAACGACGCCGGCGATCTGTTGAAGAACTTCCCCAGCGGCCTGCCGCAGGCTGAGGTGCTCAAGATCGTCACCGCGGTCGCCGAGGCCCTGGACTACGCGCACCAACGCCATCTGCTGCACCGCGATGTCAAGCCCGCCAACATCCTGGTATCCAAACAGGAATCCGGCGAGGAACGAATCCTGTTGGCGGACTTCGGAATTGCCCGGTGGGACGACGATGCCAGCGGCTTGACCCAGACCAACATGACGGTCGGCACGGTGTCTTATGCCGCGCCTGAACAGCTGATGGGCCGCGATCTCGACGGGCGGGCCGACCAGTATGCGCTGGCGGCCACGGCCTACCACCTGCTCACCGGCACCCCGCCGTTTCCGCATTCCAATCCCGCGGTGGTGATCAGCCAGCATTTGTCGGCGTTACCGCCGAGCCTGGCCGAGCACCGCCCGGAGCTGGCGAACCTGGACGCTGCGCTGCGCAAGGCGCTGTCCAAGGACCCTGCCGAGCGATTCGACCGGTGCGTGGACTTCGCGCGAGCGCTGGCCCACCACATCACCACCCCGGTGTCCGGTGACGGCCTGACCGATGCCGATGACACCCGGCTGACCCCGATCACCGATGCGGCGCCCGTTGGTGAGCCGGTCCCGCAGTCCCACAATCGGTGGCTGAAGATCCTGCTTCCCGTGCTGGCGGTGCTGCTGGTCGCCGGTGTCGCGATCGCCTTCATCGCCGGGCGCGACCGCGGGGAGAACGTTGCCGCCAAGGACCTCCGCACCGCCACGACGACGGCGACCATCCCTGTCGTCCCGCCATTACCACCGCCGGCCGCGACGACGACTCCACCGACCACCGCGACCACGACCGCGGCGACCGACACCGTCACCGTCGAGCCGACCCCGACCGCGGTGATCGGCTCGGACTGCACCGAGCCGGGCGCTACCGGAACCACCGCAGACGGTGCGACCGCGTACTGCACCAAGTTGCAGTACACCGACCGCTACCTGTGGTCGGTGCATCAGGACGAGATTCCGAACCCGGTGGTCACGTCGTCGCCGACTTCTGCCGTGGCGGCCCCGCCGACGGAGACCGAGTCCCCGATTCGTGTCTGCATGCAGGAAACCGGGCATACCAGATTGCGATGTGCCGAGGAGATATTGCGCGGCAACGGCGGCTAG
- a CDS encoding TetR/AcrR family transcriptional regulator produces the protein METTRAGRPRLTERRRPGTTARDEILDAAAELFTSRGYASTSTRAIAEAVGIRQASLYHYFKTKDELLSALLHQTVTPTLTFLSELEQGGDPRSAASTLHALAAFDGAQLLTAQWNLGALYLLPELREARLATFWTERERLRQAYLDLSRAVLVATGIADDAADLPFRLVESLVNMWTPPPHPDPGTLAGHVADACLRVLGVTEDQLAELSASEPARAGHL, from the coding sequence ATGGAGACAACGCGGGCGGGCCGTCCGCGCTTGACCGAACGGCGCAGACCCGGCACGACCGCCCGGGATGAGATCCTCGACGCAGCGGCGGAGCTGTTCACCAGCCGCGGCTACGCGAGCACCTCGACCCGGGCCATCGCCGAGGCGGTCGGCATCCGGCAGGCCTCGCTGTACCACTACTTCAAGACCAAGGACGAACTGCTGTCAGCGCTGCTGCACCAGACCGTGACGCCGACCCTGACGTTCCTGTCCGAACTGGAGCAGGGCGGCGACCCCCGCTCGGCCGCGAGCACCCTGCACGCCCTGGCCGCCTTCGACGGCGCCCAGCTGCTGACAGCGCAGTGGAACCTGGGTGCCCTCTACCTGCTGCCCGAGCTCAGGGAGGCGCGGCTGGCCACCTTCTGGACCGAACGTGAGCGCCTGCGACAGGCCTACCTGGACCTCAGCCGCGCGGTTCTGGTGGCGACCGGCATCGCCGACGACGCGGCCGACCTTCCGTTCCGCTTGGTCGAGTCCCTGGTGAACATGTGGACACCGCCCCCGCATCCGGACCCCGGCACGCTGGCCGGCCACGTTGCCGACGCGTGCCTTCGTGTCCTCGGTGTCACCGAGGACCAGCTAGCCGAGCTCAGCGCGTCCGAACCCGCCCGGGCAGGACATTTGTAG
- a CDS encoding ABC transporter ATP-binding protein, translated as MASAASVALRPDAPATTPRDVVAAVDDLCVTFRRNGKDVHALRGVSLQIAPGEIVGLVGESGSGKSVLGFSMLGLLGAAKTRGSVRVCDTDMLTGAAKQLRKVRRLDLGAVFQDPMTSLNPTMRIGKQVEEVAGSSAEALKLLTAVGIPDPERRMRAYPHELSGGLRQRVMIAIAVAGDPELIIADEPTTALDVTVQAQVLALLQRLRAEIGCSIVLITHDLGVAAQIADRIAVLYAGRIAEIGPTADVLASPAHPYTHGLLQSRLTLDTARDRPLAAMAGQVPSPTAPLPGCAFVPRCALARTECSATPPDPVACAENRVSACIIEPAQMRTELAGIIAAEAEAFADRVEIAADQPPAVDARTVTKTFTVRRRRLDRSGASGGKLQALRGVSLTVAHGESVALVGESGSGKSTLLRIIAGLEKPTTGEVELAGETRPQMVFQDAGASLTPWLSVGELIGERLRSTSMSRSERKDAVAAVLERVGLPQDVVKSRAAQLSGGQRQRVSLARATVIPPQVLLCDEPTSALDVSLAASVLNLIGELRRTLDMSVVFVTHDLSVARVVADRIAVMYLGRIVEIGPAEDVIGRPTHPYTQALVDAIPDLGRDCRVLAGEPASPLSPPTGCAFHPRCPIAIDTCSDIELDVRLEGTPGSPHQVACIERKAR; from the coding sequence ATGGCGAGCGCCGCAAGTGTCGCGCTGCGACCCGATGCACCGGCGACGACGCCGCGCGACGTGGTCGCGGCGGTGGACGATCTGTGTGTCACGTTCCGCCGCAACGGCAAGGACGTGCACGCGCTGCGCGGGGTGTCGCTCCAGATCGCACCCGGCGAAATCGTGGGCCTGGTGGGTGAATCCGGCTCCGGTAAAAGCGTTCTGGGCTTCAGCATGCTCGGCCTGCTCGGCGCCGCCAAGACCAGGGGCAGTGTCCGGGTGTGCGACACCGACATGCTCACCGGCGCCGCCAAGCAGCTGCGCAAGGTCCGTCGACTCGACCTCGGCGCGGTGTTCCAGGACCCGATGACGTCGCTGAACCCGACGATGCGGATCGGCAAGCAAGTCGAAGAAGTGGCAGGCAGCAGCGCAGAGGCGCTGAAACTGCTCACCGCCGTTGGTATTCCAGATCCCGAGCGACGGATGCGGGCCTATCCACACGAATTGTCCGGCGGGTTGCGCCAGCGGGTGATGATCGCGATCGCGGTGGCCGGTGATCCCGAACTGATCATCGCCGACGAACCGACCACCGCACTCGACGTCACGGTGCAGGCACAGGTGCTGGCGCTGCTGCAGCGATTGCGCGCCGAGATCGGCTGCAGCATCGTGCTGATCACCCATGACCTCGGTGTCGCCGCGCAGATCGCCGACCGCATCGCCGTGCTGTACGCCGGGCGGATCGCCGAAATAGGCCCGACCGCCGACGTTCTCGCCAGCCCCGCGCATCCCTACACCCACGGGCTGCTGCAATCGCGGCTGACGCTGGACACGGCGCGGGACCGCCCGCTGGCCGCGATGGCCGGCCAGGTGCCCAGCCCGACTGCGCCACTGCCCGGATGCGCGTTCGTGCCGCGGTGTGCGCTGGCCCGCACCGAATGCTCCGCCACGCCACCGGATCCGGTGGCGTGTGCCGAGAACCGGGTGAGCGCCTGCATCATCGAGCCGGCACAGATGCGCACCGAGCTGGCCGGGATCATCGCCGCCGAGGCCGAAGCTTTCGCCGATCGGGTCGAGATTGCGGCTGATCAGCCGCCTGCCGTCGACGCGCGCACCGTCACCAAGACGTTCACCGTGCGCCGTCGCCGGCTGGATCGCTCGGGCGCATCAGGAGGCAAACTGCAGGCGCTGCGCGGAGTGTCGCTGACCGTCGCGCACGGCGAATCAGTAGCCCTGGTGGGCGAGAGCGGCTCCGGGAAGTCGACGTTGCTGCGCATCATCGCCGGGCTGGAGAAGCCGACCACCGGCGAGGTCGAACTGGCCGGCGAGACCCGCCCGCAGATGGTCTTCCAAGACGCCGGTGCCTCGCTGACACCATGGTTGTCCGTCGGCGAGCTGATCGGTGAACGGCTGCGCAGCACCTCGATGTCGCGTAGCGAGCGCAAGGACGCTGTCGCTGCCGTTCTGGAGCGTGTCGGCCTCCCGCAGGACGTGGTGAAGTCGCGGGCCGCGCAATTGTCCGGCGGTCAGCGGCAACGCGTATCCCTGGCGCGGGCCACCGTGATCCCGCCGCAGGTGCTGCTCTGCGACGAGCCGACCAGCGCGCTCGATGTGTCGCTGGCCGCCTCGGTGCTCAACCTGATCGGCGAACTACGCCGAACCCTGGACATGTCGGTGGTGTTCGTGACCCACGACCTGTCGGTGGCGCGGGTGGTCGCCGACCGGATCGCGGTCATGTACCTGGGTCGCATCGTCGAGATCGGCCCCGCCGAAGACGTGATCGGACGCCCGACACATCCCTACACCCAGGCTCTGGTCGACGCGATCCCCGACCTGGGTCGCGACTGCCGGGTGCTGGCAGGCGAACCCGCCAGCCCACTGTCACCGCCGACCGGCTGTGCCTTCCACCCCCGGTGCCCGATCGCGATCGACACCTGCAGCGACATCGAACTCGATGTCCGCCTGGAAGGCACTCCCGGCAGCCCGCACCAGGTCGCCTGTATCGAACGGAAGGCGCGCTGA
- a CDS encoding ABC transporter permease, which produces MAIAVPAPALLRSREKRMAALPKDRAVIINWLGVSLLLLVTVIAVAVPLVAPHDPLVPVGMPLQAPGKDGFLLGTDSVGRDILSRVLFGIRSSWFAALVVVGVGLLIGGLVGLIAGATGGWLDATLMRITDGFLSLPAPVLAIAVVAALGPGFVHTLIAVSIVWWPFYARLVRGEVARLAARPHVEAARLAGVGPVRVATRHLLPGAVPNALVAASLDLGTLILTLAALSFLGLGQSAPAPELGADAARNLSYFLQQWWVPVMPGLGVLVLAVIGNVAGDSLRNLMKTS; this is translated from the coding sequence ATGGCCATCGCAGTCCCCGCCCCGGCACTGTTGCGCAGCCGCGAGAAGCGGATGGCGGCGTTGCCGAAAGACCGTGCGGTGATCATCAATTGGCTCGGCGTGTCCTTGCTCCTGCTGGTGACGGTGATCGCCGTCGCCGTGCCGCTTGTGGCCCCCCATGACCCACTGGTGCCGGTGGGTATGCCGCTGCAGGCGCCTGGCAAGGACGGCTTCCTGCTCGGCACCGACAGCGTCGGACGGGACATCTTGAGCCGCGTGCTGTTCGGCATCCGGTCGAGCTGGTTCGCGGCCCTGGTGGTGGTCGGTGTCGGGCTGCTCATCGGAGGTCTCGTCGGGCTCATCGCCGGCGCAACCGGCGGCTGGCTGGACGCGACCCTGATGCGGATCACCGACGGTTTCCTGTCGCTGCCCGCGCCGGTGCTGGCCATCGCCGTCGTCGCCGCGCTGGGACCCGGCTTCGTGCACACCCTGATCGCGGTGTCGATCGTGTGGTGGCCGTTCTACGCCAGGCTGGTTCGCGGTGAGGTCGCGCGATTGGCGGCCCGCCCCCACGTCGAGGCCGCCCGGCTGGCCGGGGTCGGACCCGTCCGGGTTGCGACGCGCCACCTGCTGCCCGGCGCCGTGCCCAATGCGCTGGTGGCCGCCAGCCTCGACCTCGGCACGTTGATCCTCACGCTGGCGGCGCTGTCGTTCCTCGGTCTCGGGCAATCTGCTCCCGCACCGGAACTCGGCGCCGACGCCGCCCGCAACCTGAGCTACTTCCTGCAGCAGTGGTGGGTCCCGGTGATGCCAGGCCTGGGTGTCCTTGTCCTCGCAGTGATCGGCAACGTCGCCGGTGACAGCCTGCGCAATCTGATGAAGACGAGCTAG
- a CDS encoding ABC transporter permease: protein MFIASRLAATLVILVALTAVMFVLQHISPLDPVKAQMGAQASASAVAARRQALGLNDPIVTQFWHYLTGAVQGDLGTSYRTRHAVASDLGSFFPATLELALYGIGIALVLAVLLAFSTTLKWRGSAVLRAILFTGSSAPMFLLGILGLIVFYQKLGWVPANGRIGISNPPTGPTGLLTVDGLLSGRFDVVADALHHLILPALVLALGPAVAIGRVLRSSLLTDMDSDYVRTARAKGLSESRIVAGHVLRNCVGSALSMTGLQVGLMFAGVLVVEQVFGWPGIGQYIAQSIPVADFPAIAGVTLMLGALYVFINTVVDLLQAAADPRIAVTGG, encoded by the coding sequence ATGTTCATCGCCTCCCGCCTGGCCGCGACGCTGGTGATCCTGGTCGCACTGACCGCCGTGATGTTTGTGCTGCAACATATTTCGCCGCTGGATCCGGTCAAGGCGCAGATGGGCGCACAGGCGTCGGCCTCAGCGGTGGCCGCGCGCCGACAAGCGCTCGGCCTCAACGATCCGATCGTCACCCAGTTCTGGCACTACCTCACCGGCGCGGTCCAGGGCGACCTCGGCACGTCGTACCGGACTCGGCACGCCGTCGCGTCCGATCTCGGCAGCTTCTTCCCGGCCACCCTGGAACTGGCGCTCTACGGTATCGGCATCGCATTGGTTCTGGCCGTGCTGCTGGCGTTCAGCACCACTCTGAAGTGGCGGGGATCGGCTGTGCTGCGGGCGATTCTGTTCACCGGTTCGTCGGCTCCGATGTTCCTGCTCGGCATCCTCGGACTGATCGTCTTCTACCAGAAGCTCGGCTGGGTACCGGCCAACGGCCGCATCGGCATCAGCAACCCGCCGACCGGGCCCACCGGATTGCTGACCGTCGACGGACTGCTCAGCGGACGATTCGACGTCGTCGCCGATGCCCTGCACCACCTGATTCTGCCTGCCCTGGTGCTGGCGTTGGGCCCGGCGGTCGCCATCGGTCGGGTGCTGCGGTCCAGTCTGCTCACCGACATGGACAGCGACTATGTGCGGACCGCACGCGCAAAAGGCTTGTCGGAAAGCCGAATAGTGGCCGGTCACGTACTGCGCAACTGCGTCGGTTCGGCGTTATCGATGACCGGGCTGCAGGTCGGCTTGATGTTCGCCGGCGTGCTGGTCGTCGAGCAGGTGTTCGGCTGGCCGGGTATCGGCCAGTACATCGCCCAGAGCATTCCGGTGGCCGACTTCCCGGCGATCGCCGGCGTCACGCTGATGCTCGGCGCCCTCTATGTCTTCATCAACACGGTCGTGGATCTTCTCCAGGCCGCCGCAGACCCCCGCATCGCAGTTACAGGAGGATAG
- a CDS encoding cysteine hydrolase family protein, with protein MPKQPLIVGNPVLVVVDMQESGDMPVEEVGIPHMAGYADRIARARQLIAAARAATIPIVFFQEVHRANGIDFGRELDGVEGPHCIDGRPGTPLHPELLPDFTGANHEFHIVKRRYSGFIGTEFEIVLSGLKADTLILIGGLTDVCVHYTFADAHQRDFHVRVVSDCVGGSSVYRHDAALDAMEYLQTGATRTTEEILDAFASLTTPVLEGAAR; from the coding sequence GTGCCGAAACAGCCACTGATAGTGGGCAATCCGGTCTTGGTCGTCGTCGACATGCAGGAAAGCGGCGATATGCCCGTCGAGGAGGTGGGCATCCCGCACATGGCCGGCTATGCCGACCGAATCGCCCGGGCGCGGCAACTGATCGCCGCCGCGCGTGCCGCGACCATACCGATCGTGTTCTTCCAGGAAGTGCACCGCGCCAACGGCATCGATTTCGGCCGTGAACTCGACGGTGTCGAAGGACCGCACTGCATCGACGGCAGGCCAGGCACCCCGCTCCATCCCGAGCTGTTACCCGACTTCACCGGCGCCAATCACGAGTTCCACATCGTCAAGCGGCGTTACTCGGGTTTCATCGGAACCGAATTCGAGATCGTGCTGTCCGGGCTGAAGGCCGACACGCTGATCCTGATCGGCGGCCTGACCGACGTGTGTGTGCACTACACCTTCGCCGATGCCCATCAGCGCGACTTCCACGTGCGAGTGGTATCCGACTGTGTGGGCGGCTCGTCGGTCTACCGGCACGATGCCGCACTGGATGCCATGGAATACCTGCAAACCGGCGCGACACGGACCACCGAGGAGATCCTCGACGCCTTTGCATCCCTCACCACCCCGGTACTCGAAGGAGCCGCCCGATGA
- a CDS encoding ABC transporter substrate-binding protein, translated as MKKLTTLLAIGATAALALTACGGSNSGGSSTPNAAPTDKVLKLSFLQDPGQPPDPDIYYAGQGLLLTTNTYEGLLQYKGGTDKAELQPLLATEWTASPDNKVFNFKLRQGVKFHDGTPFTSAAVKASFDRRAAVNQGPAYMVADVDSVTTQGDYDVTVTLKAPNSAFLDYLACPYGPRMMSPDGLQKNAGTDHAQGYLTTHDLGTGPYTLTDAQVGSKYQLTAFGDYWGTKPYFEKVELPVITDVSAQQLQFNNGQLAAILHDLPSSAVQSYLDNKSFTNYSLPTMMSNFVYINPKKGMMTDAKNRNAVMQAIDVDELVKQTYFGRGKKADQIYPANMMAADYGKQSVTHDPSVLTALAAGLPADQKSVTIGYDSSNPDNQLISNLIQTQLAAAGLNAKVQAYPTSEIYGWVGGDGQAAPEIMTYLGWPDAPSPYTWGHISWDADGGLNFFGCSAPPITDALAKGLPTGDLADFSTAGEEAVKTGCWLNIANVNDFMVAQPWLKGVEQAHVVTDPNTLRLAALSVG; from the coding sequence ATGAAGAAACTCACTACGCTGCTCGCGATCGGCGCGACCGCAGCTCTGGCTCTGACCGCTTGTGGCGGTTCGAATTCCGGTGGCAGCAGCACCCCGAACGCGGCTCCCACCGACAAGGTGCTGAAGCTGTCATTCCTGCAGGATCCGGGCCAGCCGCCGGACCCCGACATCTACTACGCCGGCCAGGGCCTGCTGCTGACCACCAACACCTATGAGGGTCTGCTGCAGTACAAGGGCGGCACCGACAAGGCGGAGCTCCAACCGCTGCTGGCCACCGAGTGGACGGCGTCCCCGGACAACAAGGTGTTCAACTTCAAACTGCGCCAGGGGGTGAAGTTCCACGACGGCACCCCGTTCACCTCGGCCGCTGTCAAGGCATCCTTCGATCGGCGGGCGGCCGTCAACCAGGGACCTGCGTACATGGTCGCCGACGTCGATTCGGTCACCACCCAAGGCGATTACGACGTCACCGTCACGCTCAAGGCGCCGAACTCGGCATTCCTGGACTACCTGGCCTGCCCATACGGTCCGCGGATGATGAGTCCTGACGGCCTGCAGAAGAATGCCGGCACCGACCACGCGCAGGGTTATCTGACCACCCACGACCTGGGCACCGGCCCCTACACGCTGACCGACGCCCAGGTCGGCTCCAAGTACCAGCTGACCGCTTTCGGCGACTACTGGGGCACCAAGCCGTACTTCGAGAAGGTCGAACTGCCGGTGATCACCGACGTCTCGGCACAGCAGCTGCAGTTCAACAACGGCCAGCTCGCCGCGATCCTGCACGACCTGCCGTCCTCGGCGGTGCAGTCCTACCTGGACAACAAGTCGTTCACGAATTACTCACTGCCGACCATGATGTCGAACTTCGTCTACATCAATCCCAAGAAGGGGATGATGACCGACGCGAAGAATCGGAACGCCGTCATGCAGGCCATCGACGTCGACGAATTGGTCAAGCAGACCTACTTCGGCCGCGGCAAGAAGGCTGACCAGATCTACCCGGCGAACATGATGGCCGCTGACTACGGCAAGCAATCGGTCACCCATGATCCGTCCGTGCTGACCGCGCTGGCGGCGGGCCTGCCTGCCGACCAGAAGTCGGTCACCATCGGCTACGACTCCTCGAACCCCGATAACCAGTTGATCAGCAACCTGATTCAGACCCAACTGGCGGCGGCCGGACTCAACGCCAAGGTGCAGGCCTACCCGACGTCGGAGATCTACGGGTGGGTCGGCGGTGACGGTCAGGCGGCACCGGAGATCATGACCTACCTCGGCTGGCCGGACGCGCCGTCGCCCTACACCTGGGGGCATATCTCCTGGGATGCCGACGGCGGCCTGAACTTCTTCGGCTGCTCGGCCCCGCCGATCACCGACGCGCTGGCCAAGGGTCTGCCCACCGGTGACCTCGCGGATTTCTCCACCGCCGGTGAGGAAGCGGTGAAGACCGGTTGCTGGCTGAACATCGCCAATGTCAACGACTTCATGGTGGCCCAGCCGTGGCTCAAGGGGGTCGAGCAAGCGCACGTGGTGACCGATCCGAACACGCTGCGGTTGGCCGCGCTGTCGGTGGGCTGA